The candidate division WOR-3 bacterium genome has a window encoding:
- a CDS encoding carboxypeptidase-like regulatory domain-containing protein → MKKLLASVAIGILAGSVFAGTGGIAGRVSNVATGEPVVNAIVTACSDSLPAGRAVTNEQGEYLIEGLNPGEYRVIARARGFVPAHSPVLVVVREGSITEGVDLRLRPLPRRTGAISGRVVDRITREPLRGAVVIVRNQAVTRRARTDRNGYYIIRGLGPGRYQVAAKARRYFGEVLPDPVEVVEGEVTENINFALQPKPRRGGISGQVVDVKAGNPIAGVLITALGPQGSGFARTNGNGFYQIVGLEPGRYTVSATKPGYQAATYPEPVEVNAGELTRGIDFRLQPLRKDHTDTYTY, encoded by the coding sequence ATGAAGAAACTGCTTGCGTCCGTTGCAATCGGGATTCTTGCCGGCAGCGTGTTTGCCGGTACCGGCGGTATTGCCGGACGGGTAAGCAATGTGGCAACCGGTGAGCCTGTTGTCAATGCGATTGTTACCGCTTGCAGCGACAGCCTGCCTGCAGGCCGAGCGGTGACCAATGAACAGGGTGAATACCTGATTGAGGGGCTTAATCCGGGTGAGTACCGGGTGATAGCACGGGCACGCGGTTTTGTTCCGGCACACTCGCCAGTTCTCGTGGTGGTTCGGGAGGGCAGTATCACCGAGGGTGTGGATTTGCGGTTAAGACCTTTACCAAGACGGACCGGCGCGATTAGCGGTAGAGTTGTGGACCGTATTACGCGGGAGCCTTTACGGGGTGCGGTGGTGATTGTGCGCAATCAGGCGGTAACTCGTCGGGCACGAACCGACCGCAACGGCTACTACATCATCCGCGGATTAGGTCCGGGAAGGTATCAGGTGGCGGCAAAGGCGCGGCGCTATTTTGGCGAGGTTTTACCTGACCCGGTTGAGGTTGTTGAGGGCGAGGTTACGGAAAACATCAACTTTGCTCTGCAGCCCAAGCCCCGGCGTGGTGGTATTTCCGGTCAGGTGGTTGATGTTAAAGCCGGGAACCCGATTGCCGGAGTGCTGATTACCGCTTTAGGTCCACAGGGTAGCGGTTTTGCCCGAACCAATGGCAATGGGTTTTACCAGATTGTCGGGCTTGAGCCCGGTCGTTATACGGTTTCGGCAACTAAGCCCGGTTATCAAGCGGCAACCTATCCCGAGCCGGTTGAGGTCAATGCCGGTGAGTTAACCCGGGGAATTGACTTTCGACTGCAACCGTTGCGTAAAGACCATACTGATACCTATACCTATTGA
- a CDS encoding DUF1425 domain-containing protein, producing MKRFWAVTGGLMFILACSTTINSLWINRETESRRWVINNPVLASDIRVLDVKEEESGGALIVNVLLKNGWHMPIGGKVKMLFYDRNGVQLDDPWGWHQVNLESNQEQWVKFVAPKPADQIYKMKLMIRGINRYSSSG from the coding sequence ATGAAAAGATTCTGGGCAGTAACAGGCGGTCTGATGTTTATCCTTGCCTGTTCAACAACGATTAACTCACTTTGGATTAACCGGGAGACGGAGAGCCGGCGCTGGGTGATAAACAACCCGGTTCTGGCTTCAGACATCCGGGTGCTGGATGTGAAAGAGGAGGAGAGTGGTGGGGCACTGATTGTCAATGTCCTGTTAAAGAATGGCTGGCATATGCCAATTGGCGGTAAGGTCAAGATGTTATTCTACGACAGAAATGGCGTGCAACTTGACGACCCCTGGGGCTGGCATCAAGTAAATCTTGAGTCCAATCAGGAGCAGTGGGTGAAGTTCGTGGCGCCGAAGCCCGCAGACCAGATTTACAAGATGAAACTGATGATACGGGGAATCAACCGCTACTCTTCATCAGGGTAA
- a CDS encoding FtsX-like permease family protein: MTGFIIKGLVRDRSRSLFPFLTVAIGVALVVFLDAYLRGTQDSFFDTTARLVTGHLMVTTRAQAQEAEAGSLETALFGVKKLKAELKGKYPDIIWTERIRFSGFIDVPDSLGVTRAQVPITGLAVDLTPGSVEHQLLQLNKALVRGRVPEKNREILLSEDLCQRLAIAPGARVSLISMTAEGGMAITDFTLAGTVRFGVTALDRSMVIGKLEGVQEAFGLEDRASEIVGFFANRVYDDRRAVQIAREYNAGLNSSEDDFVPVMRPLREASDLGSLIDIVSGATGLIVLIFIMAMAVVLWNAGLMGSLRRYGEIGIRLALGESKPALYLSLLAEAFFIGLIGSVAGTLIGLVPAYYLQKVGLNIGGMMRNSTVVISEVLRARITPASFFVGFLPGLIATFLGSAISGLGIFRRSTARLAKEFSE; the protein is encoded by the coding sequence ATGACCGGTTTCATTATTAAAGGTCTGGTGCGGGACCGGAGCCGGAGCCTTTTTCCATTCCTGACGGTTGCGATTGGTGTTGCGCTGGTGGTATTTCTTGACGCCTATTTACGCGGGACGCAGGACAGCTTTTTTGACACCACCGCCCGACTGGTGACGGGTCATTTGATGGTAACGACCCGGGCACAGGCGCAGGAAGCCGAAGCCGGTTCACTGGAGACCGCGCTGTTCGGCGTCAAGAAATTAAAGGCGGAATTGAAAGGCAAATATCCCGATATCATCTGGACCGAGCGTATCCGGTTCAGCGGTTTCATTGATGTGCCTGATTCGCTTGGTGTGACCCGGGCACAGGTACCAATTACCGGTTTAGCAGTTGACCTGACACCGGGTTCGGTTGAACATCAACTTCTGCAGTTGAATAAGGCGCTGGTGCGGGGCAGGGTTCCGGAAAAGAACCGGGAGATTTTGCTCAGCGAAGATTTGTGCCAGCGGCTGGCAATCGCTCCGGGTGCGCGAGTTAGTCTGATATCAATGACCGCCGAGGGCGGTATGGCAATTACGGATTTCACTCTTGCGGGTACGGTGCGGTTTGGTGTCACCGCTTTAGACCGGAGTATGGTTATTGGCAAATTAGAAGGGGTGCAGGAGGCGTTCGGGCTTGAAGATCGGGCGAGTGAAATTGTGGGATTTTTTGCTAATAGGGTTTATGATGACCGGCGCGCGGTGCAAATCGCCCGGGAGTACAACGCGGGCTTAAACAGCAGTGAAGATGATTTTGTGCCGGTGATGAGGCCCTTGCGCGAGGCGAGCGATTTAGGTTCGCTTATTGACATCGTTTCGGGCGCAACCGGCTTGATTGTCCTGATATTCATCATGGCGATGGCGGTGGTACTATGGAATGCTGGATTGATGGGTTCACTCCGGCGCTATGGTGAGATTGGCATCCGGTTAGCGCTGGGTGAGTCTAAACCGGCGCTTTACCTTTCACTCCTTGCCGAGGCGTTTTTTATCGGGCTTATCGGTTCGGTTGCGGGCACACTTATCGGGCTGGTGCCGGCTTATTATCTACAGAAGGTCGGTCTTAACATCGGCGGGATGATGAGAAATAGCACGGTGGTAATAAGTGAGGTGCTGCGTGCCCGGATTACACCGGCGAGTTTCTTTGTCGGGTTTTTACCTGGGCTAATTGCAACCTTCCTTGGTAGTGCGATTTCCGGGCTGGGGATTTTCCGGCGTTCAACCGCTCGGCTGGCAAAGGAGTTTTCCGAATGA
- a CDS encoding ABC transporter ATP-binding protein → MEGNQIVVETIGLIKRYPMGRQELMALKGVNLKFYRGEFSGVVGPSGSGKTTLLNIIGTLDTPSAGSVRVLNERVESLSPRRAAELRSRFIGFIFQTFNLLPVYTVYENVEFPLLLLKLPGKERRKKVMAALEWVGLADRANSKPSQLSGGECQRVAIARAVVKEPELILADEPTANLDAENSHHILSTMVKLNQELGTTFIFSTHDEKVIKFLRRRIKLVDGAVVADEEVKG, encoded by the coding sequence ATGGAGGGTAACCAGATTGTTGTTGAAACGATTGGCCTGATAAAGCGTTATCCGATGGGGCGGCAGGAACTGATGGCGCTCAAAGGGGTGAATTTGAAGTTTTACCGTGGGGAGTTTAGCGGTGTTGTTGGTCCTTCGGGTTCTGGTAAAACCACCCTGTTAAATATCATTGGTACGCTGGATACACCGAGTGCGGGTTCAGTTCGGGTGCTTAATGAACGGGTTGAATCGCTTTCTCCCCGTCGAGCAGCGGAGTTGCGCAGCCGGTTTATCGGCTTTATCTTTCAGACCTTCAACCTCCTGCCGGTTTATACGGTTTACGAAAATGTTGAGTTTCCCCTTTTGCTCTTGAAGTTACCAGGGAAAGAGCGAAGAAAAAAGGTGATGGCAGCGCTGGAATGGGTTGGGCTGGCAGACCGCGCAAATTCAAAGCCGTCCCAACTGTCCGGCGGTGAATGTCAAAGGGTAGCGATTGCCCGGGCGGTGGTAAAAGAGCCCGAGCTCATCCTTGCCGATGAGCCAACCGCCAACCTTGATGCCGAAAACTCCCATCATATCTTAAGCACAATGGTAAAACTCAACCAGGAACTGGGTACCACCTTTATCTTTTCTACCCACGACGAGAAGGTAATTAAGTTTTTGCGGCGCCGCATTAAACTGGTTGACGGTGCGGTGGTGGCGGATGAGGAGGTCAAAGGGTGA
- a CDS encoding FtsX-like permease family protein, translated as MSVVKLALRNLRGAGIRTWLNGFALSLAFVTIIFSQGLLEGINRQAERASIDFEFGGGQFWCKGFDPYDPLTFDNAHRVLPEKIAHLVESGQAVAILVVPGTVFVQGKMVPVLLKGISTPQAVLKIPTAVLVDSSGHIPVLLGARMAKRLNVGVDDYLTLQWRDKEGAFNSREVRVAGIMQTSVGTIDQGQVWLPLKQLANLAGLEEQATVVVLKPGIKPPPAVEAWEFHTTEFLLSDLRQMIKTKTVGQSIMFIVLFLLALLAIFDTQVFSIFRRRREIGTLIALGMTRGAVIAMFTFEGAMYGVLAAFLGAIYGTPLFLYLSAYGLAMPGGNQWGFALEERMYPAWTAGLILGTTVLVLITATFVSYLPARRILKLKPTDALRGKWV; from the coding sequence GTGAGTGTGGTCAAACTGGCGTTGCGCAACCTGCGCGGGGCAGGAATCCGAACCTGGCTCAATGGTTTTGCCCTGTCACTGGCGTTTGTCACGATTATCTTTAGTCAGGGGTTATTAGAAGGGATAAACCGACAGGCAGAAAGAGCGTCAATAGATTTTGAGTTTGGCGGCGGTCAGTTCTGGTGTAAAGGTTTTGATCCCTACGACCCGCTAACATTTGATAACGCGCACCGGGTGCTGCCCGAAAAGATTGCCCATCTGGTTGAATCAGGACAGGCGGTGGCGATTCTTGTTGTTCCCGGGACGGTTTTTGTTCAGGGAAAGATGGTGCCGGTACTGCTCAAAGGGATTTCCACACCGCAGGCCGTTTTAAAGATACCAACAGCAGTACTGGTTGACTCAAGTGGTCATATACCGGTTTTGTTAGGGGCGCGGATGGCAAAGAGGTTGAATGTCGGCGTGGATGATTACCTGACGCTGCAGTGGCGCGATAAAGAGGGCGCATTTAATTCCCGGGAGGTACGGGTTGCGGGAATAATGCAGACAAGTGTCGGGACAATTGACCAGGGTCAGGTGTGGTTGCCCTTAAAGCAACTTGCGAATTTAGCCGGCTTGGAAGAGCAGGCAACAGTTGTGGTTCTAAAACCGGGCATTAAACCACCACCTGCGGTGGAAGCGTGGGAATTTCATACGACCGAATTTCTCCTGTCCGACCTGCGCCAGATGATAAAGACGAAAACTGTGGGTCAGTCAATTATGTTTATCGTGCTCTTTCTTCTGGCACTCCTGGCGATATTTGACACCCAGGTGTTTTCCATTTTCCGCCGGCGCCGGGAGATTGGAACGCTGATTGCGCTGGGAATGACGCGTGGTGCCGTGATAGCGATGTTCACCTTTGAGGGTGCAATGTACGGGGTGCTGGCAGCGTTTTTGGGTGCGATTTACGGTACGCCGCTGTTTCTTTATTTGAGTGCTTATGGGCTGGCGATGCCGGGCGGAAATCAGTGGGGGTTTGCGCTTGAAGAGCGGATGTATCCGGCATGGACCGCGGGTTTGATTCTCGGCACAACCGTCCTTGTATTGATTACGGCGACATTTGTGTCCTATCTGCCAGCCCGGCGCATCTTGAAACTGAAGCCAACAGACGCTCTCCGGGGGAAATGGGTATGA
- the lepB gene encoding signal peptidase I → MADGFGSGVKRFFREWTPVIIAVLLIRSFLVEAFMVPTGSMEDTILVGDFMLVNKFVYGVKIPFTDRTLIPISNPKRGDIVIFRFPVDPDMPLDSLHPDRYVRIFPSWLPLLPLFWDKQTNFFTWYTPRNFVKRCVAVAGDTVEVRNKELFINGKKETAAYAVHKFYYTLPPLPQELQPEFQDLWEKRSFYRTELSPYVRDNFGPVVVPEGHIFAMGDNRDNSEDSRFWGPLSLRYLRGKPLVLYFSSSAAPNIARIIISPWAIRFNRIGRIVR, encoded by the coding sequence ATGGCTGATGGATTTGGCAGCGGTGTAAAGCGGTTCTTTCGCGAGTGGACCCCGGTCATCATCGCGGTTCTGCTGATTCGCTCATTCCTCGTTGAGGCGTTTATGGTGCCCACCGGTTCAATGGAGGACACCATTCTTGTTGGCGACTTTATGCTCGTTAACAAATTCGTCTATGGGGTCAAAATCCCTTTTACCGACCGCACCCTTATCCCCATCTCTAACCCGAAACGCGGTGACATCGTCATCTTCCGGTTTCCGGTTGACCCGGATATGCCGTTAGACTCCCTGCACCCAGACCGTTATGTCCGCATCTTCCCTTCCTGGCTTCCTCTGCTACCCCTGTTCTGGGACAAACAGACCAACTTCTTCACCTGGTACACCCCGCGCAACTTTGTTAAAAGGTGCGTTGCGGTTGCCGGTGACACCGTGGAAGTGCGCAACAAAGAACTGTTTATCAACGGCAAAAAAGAGACCGCCGCCTATGCGGTCCACAAGTTTTACTACACCCTGCCTCCTTTACCTCAGGAGTTGCAGCCCGAGTTCCAGGACCTCTGGGAAAAACGCAGTTTCTACCGCACAGAACTCTCGCCCTATGTCCGGGACAACTTTGGACCGGTGGTTGTGCCCGAGGGACACATCTTCGCTATGGGCGACAACCGCGACAACTCTGAAGACTCCCGATTCTGGGGACCACTTTCCCTGCGCTATCTCCGGGGAAAACCGCTCGTCCTTTACTTCTCCTCCAGCGCCGCTCCCAACATCGCCCGCATCATCATCTCACCCTGGGCAATCAGGTTCAACCGAATTGGCAGAATCGTCCGTTAA
- a CDS encoding ATP-binding protein: MRRFTIYALILTVLVIAVFNVHGWLVLSRSRAALEEELGNRLETLAKTIATQLRDEEFTPERVRALNETMNEADLFNIFLVDESLRYVFNVREPEAAGTSDPALELDATEILSAFSGMPTRTRLFAAGPYYLKTAYAPVYSARGTIDRVLGVEADARFFRNLTLYRNSLLFINGLSLLALVALVLALVSVARHALKLEQAAARASTFALLGEMAAALAHEIRNPLATILAATDRLRIRYGAENDQTFDYIREEVERLNRTLTNYLSIGAGKLGEMEEVELGAVINQVLLSMEEELNRNGVRIENRLEQLPRVRGSELQLRQVFMNLFLNALQAQPQGGLLRIEGKTVEKGGRRWLVVMITDHGPGIPKEYQKRVFEPFFTTKEKGSGLGLFVVRRIVEMHQGAVRLTSTPEQGTTVAVWLPV; encoded by the coding sequence GTGCGACGGTTCACCATCTATGCGCTGATATTGACGGTGCTGGTGATTGCGGTGTTCAATGTTCACGGCTGGCTGGTTTTGTCCCGGAGTCGGGCGGCGCTGGAAGAGGAGTTAGGCAACCGGCTGGAAACCCTGGCAAAGACGATTGCGACCCAGTTGCGCGACGAAGAGTTCACACCGGAAAGGGTACGGGCCCTGAATGAGACGATGAACGAAGCGGACCTGTTCAACATCTTTCTGGTTGATGAGAGTTTGCGGTATGTTTTCAATGTGCGGGAGCCCGAAGCGGCAGGAACAAGCGACCCGGCACTGGAACTGGATGCCACGGAAATTTTATCCGCCTTCAGCGGAATGCCAACCCGGACCCGGCTGTTTGCGGCTGGACCTTACTACCTGAAGACCGCATATGCCCCGGTTTACAGTGCTCGTGGTACGATTGACCGGGTACTCGGGGTTGAGGCGGATGCGAGGTTTTTCCGTAACCTCACCCTTTATCGTAATTCGCTCTTGTTCATCAACGGGTTAAGTTTACTGGCGCTGGTGGCGCTGGTGTTGGCTCTGGTCAGTGTTGCCCGGCACGCACTGAAACTGGAACAGGCTGCGGCGCGCGCCAGCACCTTTGCCCTGCTTGGTGAGATGGCAGCAGCACTGGCACACGAAATCCGCAACCCGCTCGCCACCATTCTCGCGGCAACAGATCGGTTAAGGATTCGCTACGGTGCCGAAAACGACCAGACATTTGATTACATCCGGGAGGAGGTGGAACGGCTTAACCGGACCCTGACAAACTATTTGAGTATCGGCGCGGGCAAGTTAGGTGAAATGGAGGAGGTTGAACTGGGGGCGGTTATTAACCAGGTTCTCCTCAGTATGGAGGAGGAGTTGAATCGTAACGGGGTGCGGATTGAAAATCGGCTGGAACAGTTGCCCAGGGTTCGGGGTTCAGAACTCCAGTTGCGCCAGGTTTTTATGAATCTGTTTCTCAACGCCCTGCAGGCACAGCCCCAGGGCGGTTTGCTGAGAATTGAGGGAAAAACCGTGGAGAAAGGTGGCAGGAGATGGTTGGTGGTTATGATTACCGACCATGGTCCCGGGATACCAAAGGAGTACCAGAAGCGGGTGTTTGAGCCGTTCTTCACGACCAAAGAGAAGGGGAGCGGGCTCGGGCTATTTGTGGTACGGCGGATTGTTGAGATGCATCAGGGCGCGGTGCGGTTGACAAGTACGCCGGAGCAGGGTACAACCGTGGCGGTGTGGTTGCCGGTATGA
- a CDS encoding C25 family cysteine peptidase has product MRKGIVSLLLVCFSLLAEEGARYLIIAPDAFVSAAIPLARWKTAKGMLAKIVPTSETGTDTASIRSYIRNAWNNWEIPPEYVLLLGGPTFIPSLNYNNDNYFGDMTGDYLMEIPVGRFPALTLRDCSTFVAKVLAYENPPADIDTLWFYKGTTVVREDVPPDSFYQKDASILRQYWIDRGFVLAESLCDLYGDSSREVNAAAHEGRLFIAYRGSGVSTWYSPFNAVDASGWGNGAKMPVVVSGTCATITLAPGESMYGDRFVRAGSPSALGGAIAFFGTTRSGNHLSRYRSACFRGFFHSLYHEGEYRLGKAALRGKFWVDSIYRNEARYLEWNLLGDPELNVWTGPIRIPQVEHDSVILRKPQEFVVTVRVGGTPLPNAVVCVSMDSTIYEYTSTNGQGQAIFNLNPVNTGSLQVVVTCRDIRPYLGTCNVVAKDVACTAILAPVGVVDSGIGVTPVVKLFNYGSRIESYPVRLKIGTHYNHAETVYFHQPNTENELIFPRWYARERGSLVVSCSTELINDVVPENDRDTGAVFVRVRDVAVSRVLVPTDRYPEGSVITPGAAGWNRGNVNATYQIWMVISNAQGQRVYSDQRNVVNQPPGDSELVVAFAPCSLGSGGKWAVRCSVYYPFDQMTGNNILEGEFWVTPVWQSGWQEASPMPAGPSGAAVKDGGWLAVDENSGVIYAGKGNKTGDFYAYEPFTDTWRLLTPVLPGREGRLPRKGARGVADGAGKVYLTKGNSTRGFWRYHRVEDRWEQLADIPPGNSGKGVKGGGDMVYLTRNDTGYIYLLKGYYSDFLRYNTEIGEWSLLPDAPPGKWKEGSWLVYDGANSLYAHRANSEELWVFDLNANQWSTTPLPGIPRQSMRTGKSKKSKDGGAGAYYDGGIYALKGGNTVEFWCYRIVDARWEELDTIPQLGSTGKKKRVKAGGDIAHFGGGVFFALKGNKTLELWRYVPAAGLTRAPALLMQGVLSVESTGKGGQSMPTVLNPAVLERYLAGRASQHVGKIVKVWMFDITGRLVLQWQAMSSFNTAASPVGSLAPGVYFLRFETDAGYKGVSKVTVVR; this is encoded by the coding sequence ATGCGGAAAGGAATTGTATCTCTGTTATTGGTGTGTTTTTCCTTGCTGGCTGAAGAGGGCGCCCGCTATTTGATTATTGCCCCGGATGCGTTTGTTTCAGCCGCCATTCCTCTTGCCCGCTGGAAGACTGCAAAAGGTATGCTGGCAAAGATTGTGCCGACGAGTGAAACCGGAACTGACACCGCCTCTATTCGCAGTTACATTCGCAATGCATGGAATAACTGGGAGATTCCGCCTGAGTATGTTTTACTTCTCGGGGGTCCTACTTTTATTCCGAGCCTAAACTACAACAACGACAACTACTTCGGCGATATGACCGGAGATTACCTGATGGAAATTCCGGTGGGAAGGTTTCCGGCACTGACGCTGCGCGATTGCAGCACATTTGTTGCCAAAGTACTCGCGTACGAAAATCCACCGGCCGACATTGATACCTTGTGGTTTTACAAAGGAACAACCGTGGTTCGGGAAGATGTCCCCCCAGACTCTTTTTATCAAAAGGATGCGAGTATTTTGCGCCAGTACTGGATAGACCGGGGTTTTGTTCTGGCAGAGAGTTTGTGCGACCTTTATGGCGACTCGAGCCGGGAGGTGAATGCCGCAGCCCACGAAGGCAGGCTTTTTATAGCATATCGGGGTAGTGGTGTCAGCACCTGGTACTCTCCTTTCAACGCGGTGGATGCAAGCGGTTGGGGGAATGGGGCGAAAATGCCGGTGGTAGTCAGCGGTACCTGTGCGACAATAACTCTGGCACCGGGTGAGTCGATGTACGGTGACCGGTTTGTGCGTGCCGGTTCACCAAGCGCGCTGGGCGGGGCAATTGCGTTTTTCGGAACCACCCGTTCGGGCAATCACCTTTCCCGCTACCGCAGCGCCTGTTTTCGAGGGTTTTTCCATTCACTTTACCATGAGGGGGAGTACCGGCTGGGAAAAGCGGCACTGCGCGGTAAGTTCTGGGTTGACTCAATTTATCGAAACGAGGCTCGTTATCTTGAATGGAATTTGTTAGGCGACCCGGAACTTAATGTTTGGACCGGACCGATTAGAATTCCCCAGGTAGAACACGATTCGGTTATTTTGCGAAAGCCCCAGGAGTTTGTGGTCACGGTGCGGGTTGGCGGCACACCGCTACCCAATGCGGTTGTCTGTGTGTCAATGGATTCAACAATCTATGAGTACACCAGCACGAATGGTCAGGGTCAGGCGATTTTTAACCTCAATCCGGTCAACACCGGCTCGCTTCAGGTTGTTGTTACGTGCAGAGACATTAGACCATATCTTGGCACCTGTAATGTTGTGGCAAAGGATGTCGCCTGCACAGCAATTCTGGCGCCGGTTGGGGTGGTAGATTCGGGCATTGGTGTGACACCGGTGGTGAAACTTTTCAATTACGGTAGCAGGATAGAAAGTTATCCGGTACGGCTCAAGATTGGCACCCATTACAATCATGCGGAGACGGTTTATTTTCATCAGCCAAACACGGAAAACGAGTTGATTTTTCCCCGATGGTATGCCCGGGAAAGGGGCAGTTTGGTGGTCAGTTGTTCAACCGAACTGATAAACGATGTGGTGCCAGAAAATGACCGGGACACGGGTGCAGTTTTTGTGCGGGTGCGCGATGTGGCGGTGTCAAGGGTTTTGGTGCCCACCGACCGGTATCCAGAAGGAAGTGTGATTACGCCGGGGGCAGCAGGGTGGAACCGGGGGAATGTAAATGCCACATATCAGATTTGGATGGTGATTAGCAACGCTCAAGGACAACGGGTTTACAGCGACCAGCGGAATGTTGTGAATCAGCCCCCGGGCGATTCAGAACTGGTCGTTGCCTTTGCACCCTGTTCACTGGGTAGCGGCGGCAAATGGGCGGTGCGGTGCAGTGTCTATTATCCCTTTGACCAGATGACCGGCAACAACATTCTGGAGGGTGAGTTCTGGGTAACACCAGTATGGCAATCCGGCTGGCAGGAGGCATCACCGATGCCCGCAGGACCTTCGGGTGCGGCGGTAAAGGACGGCGGTTGGCTTGCGGTAGATGAAAATTCGGGTGTGATTTATGCGGGCAAAGGGAACAAAACAGGGGACTTTTATGCTTACGAACCTTTCACCGATACCTGGCGTCTCTTGACGCCCGTTTTGCCGGGAAGAGAAGGGCGATTGCCGAGAAAAGGTGCCCGGGGTGTTGCTGATGGCGCGGGGAAAGTGTATCTAACAAAAGGAAACAGTACGCGGGGTTTCTGGCGCTATCATCGAGTTGAAGACCGCTGGGAACAACTGGCTGATATTCCACCGGGTAATAGCGGTAAAGGGGTAAAAGGGGGCGGTGATATGGTATATCTAACAAGGAACGACACTGGGTATATTTACCTGTTAAAAGGTTACTACAGCGACTTTCTCCGTTACAATACGGAAATCGGTGAATGGAGTTTGCTTCCTGATGCCCCGCCCGGCAAGTGGAAAGAGGGTTCCTGGCTGGTTTACGATGGTGCTAACAGTCTGTATGCCCATCGGGCAAACAGTGAAGAGTTATGGGTTTTTGACCTGAATGCCAACCAATGGAGCACAACGCCGTTGCCGGGCATTCCCCGGCAGAGCATGCGGACCGGTAAGAGTAAAAAGTCCAAGGATGGCGGTGCTGGCGCGTATTACGATGGGGGTATTTACGCCCTGAAAGGCGGTAATACCGTTGAGTTCTGGTGTTATCGGATTGTTGATGCCCGCTGGGAAGAACTTGATACCATTCCCCAGCTGGGTTCAACAGGGAAAAAGAAGCGGGTTAAAGCCGGAGGCGATATCGCCCATTTTGGTGGGGGCGTGTTTTTTGCCCTGAAAGGCAACAAGACCTTAGAACTGTGGCGCTATGTACCGGCGGCAGGTTTAACCCGTGCGCCGGCATTGCTCATGCAAGGGGTTTTGAGCGTAGAGAGTACCGGAAAAGGTGGACAATCAATGCCGACGGTATTAAACCCGGCGGTGCTGGAACGGTATTTAGCCGGTCGGGCAAGCCAGCACGTGGGCAAAATTGTAAAGGTATGGATGTTTGATATTACCGGCCGGCTGGTGTTACAGTGGCAGGCAATGAGTTCGTTTAATACCGCAGCGAGCCCGGTGGGTAGTTTAGCACCCGGTGTTTACTTCTTGCGGTTTGAAACCGATGCCGGATACAAAGGTGTAAGTAAAGTAACGGTGGTGCGGTGA